The Arenibacter algicola region GAATCCTAAAGCAGATTTAACTAGAAATAGCGGGCTTTATTTCGTTATTGGTCTTGTTCTGGTTATGGCATTGACGTATATAGCTTTTGAATGGAAGACCTATGACGACGAGAACAATTTTGATTACACCATGAATGTGGAGGATACTTTGGACGAAGAAGTTCCAATGACCGAGCAAATTAAGACACCACCACCACCACCGCCACCAGCAGCACCTGAAATTATTGAAGTTGTTGAAGATGAGGAGGAAGTGGAAGAGACAGTTATTGAATCTACAGAGACCAGTCAAGAGGAAGAAGTTATAGAAGTGGCCGATGTTGAGGTCGAAGAAGTAGAAGAAGATTTAGATATACCTTTCGCGGTTA contains the following coding sequences:
- a CDS encoding energy transducer TonB codes for the protein MELKKNPKADLTRNSGLYFVIGLVLVMALTYIAFEWKTYDDENNFDYTMNVEDTLDEEVPMTEQIKTPPPPPPPAAPEIIEVVEDEEEVEETVIESTETSQEEEVIEVADVEVEEVEEDLDIPFAVIEDVPIFPGCENEPKNKLRDCFNSMMQKHIGKNFRYPEIAQEMGVQGRVNVMFVIQKDGSIGNVRMRGPDKNLEEEAARIISKLPKMTPGKQRGRAVRVPFSIPITFKLQ